Within the Mycobacterium gordonae genome, the region GATGCGCGGTACCTCCGATACCGCTATCGGGGTGAAGCTGCCGGGGAAGCATTGCGGCCAGGTGGGGCATCCGAGCCCGGACGCGGTGACGCGCACGATGGCCCCGGTGACCGCGATGCCCCCTTGAGTCAGAATCACCGCCGCGGCGACGATGCGCTGGACGCGCAGGCTGGGGTTGGGGAGCAGGTCCACCAACCGCATCAGCGCTCGTCCGACGGCCACCGCCCGATCGTAACGACGACTACGTCACGTAGTAGAACTGGGCCTGGCTGGTCTTCAGCATTGGTTCTGCATCCCGGGCGCGGCCTCCTCGAGATTTTGCGACGTGGACGCAGACTCAGCGCTTTCACACAAACCGGAACCAGCGCCGCGCCGCCAGCGCTCCCGCCGCACCCCACACGGCGAGCACCGCTAGCCCGAACCAGTCCACCGACAAGCTCATGGCCTGCGACAGCGACTCCGTCAGTGCGCCCGACGGCGTCAACCGCGCTGCCCACTTCACGCCCGTCGGAATCATGCCCGTCTCCAGGGTCAGCGCACCGAACCCGGCGAGGGCGAACCACAACAGGTTGGCCAGCGCCAGCACGATCTCGGCGCGCAAGGTGCCGCCGAGCAACAGGCCCAGGGCCGCGAACCCCGCAGTGCCCAGCGCGATCACCGCGCCGCCCAGCGCCAGGGCCGCCACCGGCGGACGCCAGCCCAACGCAAAACCGATCAATCCCAGAACCAGTGACTGCAGGAAGACGGTGAACACCACCGCCAGCGCCTTGCCGGCGATGATTCCCCACACCGGCAGCGGCGTCGCCCCGAGCCGCTTCAATGCCCCGTAACGGCGATCGAACGCGACAGCGATGGCCTGCCCGGTGAACGCGGTGGAGATCACCGCCAGCGCCATGATCGCGGGGGTGAACACCGCGGCGCGATGCTCGCCGAACGAACCGAAAGGCAGCAGGGTCAGCCCGATCAACAGGGTGATTGGGATGAACATCGTCAACAACAACTGCTCACCGTTGCGCAGCAGCAGCTTGGCCTCCAGGCTGAACTGTGCGACCAGCATGCGCGAGACGGCACTGGGACGCGGGTCGGGGGTGAAGGTTCCGGCCGGGAAAACCTCGCTCACGATCGCAACCTCCTGCCGGTCAGATCCAGGAAGACGTCCTCGAGGCTGCGCTGCTCCACGCGCAGGTCGGTGGCCAGCACGTCGATCCGCGCACACCACGCCGTGACCGTTGCCAGCACCTGCGGGCCGACCGCGCCTTCGACCAGGTACTCACCCGGGGACACCTCGCTAGCTCGGTAGTCCTCGGGCAGCGCGGCGGTCAATAACGCCAGGTCGAGTTTCGGCGGCGCGCTGAAGCGCAGCTGGTCCTTGGCGCCGCTGCGCATCAGTTCCGCCGGGGTGCCGGCAGCGACCGTTGTGCCGTGGTCGATGATCACCAGGCGGTCGGCCAGTTCCTCGGCCTCTTTGAGCTGGTGGGTGGTCAGTACCACGGTCACGCCGTCGCGGCGCAGCGCATCGATCAGCTCCCACACCAGCAGCCGGGCGTGGGCGTCCATGCCGGCGGTCGGCTCGTCGAGAAACACCAGCTCGGGGCGGCCGACCAGGGCACACGCCAGCGCCAGCCGTTGTTGTTGTCCACCGGAGAGCCGTCGGTAGGTGGTGCGGGCGGCTTCGGTGAGGCCGAGGGTTTCCAGCAGCCAGCCCGGGTCCAACGGGTCGGCGGCGTACGAGGCCACCAGGTTGAGCATCTCGCCGGCACGCGCTGCCGGGTAACCGCCGCCGCCCTGCAACATCACGCCGATGCGGGGGCGCAGGCGCGCGTTGTCGGCGATCGGGTCCAGCCCCAACACCTCGATGCTGCCAGTGTCGGGGCGGATGAAGCCCTCGCACATCTCGACGGTGGTCGTCTTTCCGGCGCCATTGGGACCCAACAACGCAAACACCTCGGCGGCATGCACCTCGAGATCGAGGCTCGAAACGGCCTTCACGGACCCGTACTGCTTGCATACCCCGCGCAGTCGTACCGCTATATCGCGGTCGTGGGGGACGGAGCTCACGTGGAATCAGCGTAGGCGTCGGGTGCCGCCTCGGCGGACGGGGTGGCCTCAGCAGAAGCCGGAGTGACCAGTGTCACCGGTGGCTCGGGCTCGACGGTCTCCTCCGGAAGGGCTTGCCACGGTAGCCGGTGATAGGTCAGCGCGATGAGCACGACCACGATGAAGGCGCTGGCCAGGGTGGCGTCGATGATCTGGAACAGCGCGAAGCGGTCGCCGTTGGCGGTCGGTCCGAAGATGCCGACGATGAGGGTGACGATGATCGCGGCGGCCCGGAACTTGGTGCGGGTAGCCCAGGCGGCCAGCGGGATGATCGCCCACAACAGGTACCAGGGCTGCACGACGGGGAACAGCAGCACCGTGAGGCCCAGCGCGACCCCGAGGCCGCCGATCGGGTGGAGCCGGCCGCGGAAGACGGCCACCAGCAGCCAACAGACCATCACCATGATGATCAGCACGCCGATCGCACGGGTCAGCGACAAGATGGCAGTGGTGTGATCACCCAGGCCCAGCAGGATGCCGACCTGGCCGGTGCCGAGCGCCAACAACGTCGGCGGCGACATCCAGCTGCGCACCACATTGGCGGTACCCAGGGTGTAGATCCAGCCGAAGCCGAGCCCACTGGCCCAGCCGACGAGGCCCATCACCGCCAGCGTCAAGGTCGCCATCGCGGTGCCGCACAGCAGAAACGACTTGAGGGTACTGCCGCAGCGGTAGGCCAGTGCCATCGTGACGAAGCCCAACGCCAGCAGCGACGGCAGCTTCACCTGCGAGGACAGCACGATCAGGATCGAGCCGGCCAGCAGCAATCCCAGGGGTTGCCAGTCCGGCCCGAGCCGCCACGACTGCGGCTTGAGCGGGCGCTGTGAATCGATGCCGCGCAATGCGAACTCGGCACCGGTCAGCATCAGACCCAGCATCAGCGCCTCGTTGTGGATGCCGGCGACCAGGTGCATGAACAGCAGCGGATTGGCCGCCCCCAGCCATAGCGCGCTCACCTCGGCCACCCCGCACCGGCGCGCCAACCGCGGCGTCGCCCACACGATCAACGCCACACCGAACAAGACGACGAGCCGGTGACACAACACCGCGGCGACGATGTTCTCCCCGGTGAGCGCGGAGATTCCCCGCCCGATCCACAGAAACAGCGGCCCGTAGGGCGCGGGAGTCTCGCGCCACAGACTGGGCACCGACAGGGTGAACACGTGACCCAGGCCCAGACCGGAGGCCGGTCCCACCCGATACGGGTCGAGTCCTTCCAGTGAGATCTGGCTCTGGGCCAGATAGGAGTAGAC harbors:
- a CDS encoding ABC transporter permease; the protein is MLVAQFSLEAKLLLRNGEQLLLTMFIPITLLIGLTLLPFGSFGEHRAAVFTPAIMALAVISTAFTGQAIAVAFDRRYGALKRLGATPLPVWGIIAGKALAVVFTVFLQSLVLGLIGFALGWRPPVAALALGGAVIALGTAGFAALGLLLGGTLRAEIVLALANLLWFALAGFGALTLETGMIPTGVKWAARLTPSGALTESLSQAMSLSVDWFGLAVLAVWGAAGALAARRWFRFV
- a CDS encoding ABC transporter ATP-binding protein — encoded protein: MSSVPHDRDIAVRLRGVCKQYGSVKAVSSLDLEVHAAEVFALLGPNGAGKTTTVEMCEGFIRPDTGSIEVLGLDPIADNARLRPRIGVMLQGGGGYPAARAGEMLNLVASYAADPLDPGWLLETLGLTEAARTTYRRLSGGQQQRLALACALVGRPELVFLDEPTAGMDAHARLLVWELIDALRRDGVTVVLTTHQLKEAEELADRLVIIDHGTTVAAGTPAELMRSGAKDQLRFSAPPKLDLALLTAALPEDYRASEVSPGEYLVEGAVGPQVLATVTAWCARIDVLATDLRVEQRSLEDVFLDLTGRRLRS
- the mptB gene encoding polyprenol phosphomannose-dependent alpha 1,6 mannosyltransferase MptB produces the protein MAARHHTLSSSIASLHGDEQTVGKPLNAAEHTAMQRTRLFGATGTVLMAIGALGDGARPVVQDPTFGVRLLNLPSRIQTVSLTMTTTGAVMMALAWLMLGRFASGKRRMSRGELDRTLVLWMLPLLIAPPMYSKDVYSYLAQSQISLEGLDPYRVGPASGLGLGHVFTLSVPSLWRETPAPYGPLFLWIGRGISALTGENIVAAVLCHRLVVLFGVALIVWATPRLARRCGVAEVSALWLGAANPLLFMHLVAGIHNEALMLGLMLTGAEFALRGIDSQRPLKPQSWRLGPDWQPLGLLLAGSILIVLSSQVKLPSLLALGFVTMALAYRCGSTLKSFLLCGTAMATLTLAVMGLVGWASGLGFGWIYTLGTANVVRSWMSPPTLLALGTGQVGILLGLGDHTTAILSLTRAIGVLIIMVMVCWLLVAVFRGRLHPIGGLGVALGLTVLLFPVVQPWYLLWAIIPLAAWATRTKFRAAAIIVTLIVGIFGPTANGDRFALFQIIDATLASAFIVVVLIALTYHRLPWQALPEETVEPEPPVTLVTPASAEATPSAEAAPDAYADST